From one Aquicella lusitana genomic stretch:
- the ahcY gene encoding adenosylhomocysteinase, which produces MQVSMKAIATDYKVADLKLAEWGRKEIQIAETEMPGLMALREQYKGKKPLQGARIAGCLHMTIQTAVLIETLVELGASVRWSSCNIFSTQDHAAAAIAKAGIPVFAWKGESEEEYLWCIRQTIEGPDNWHPNLILDDGGDLTLMMHNEYPELLQKEVKGLSEETTTGVHRLYEMHKKGELKVPAINVNDSVTKSKFDNLYGCRESLLDGIKRATDVMIAGKIAVVCGYGEVGKGCAQALRSFGAIVLITEIDPICALQAAMEGYRVVTMEDAAPIANIFVTATGNYHVITHDHMLKMQDQAIVCNIGHFDSEIDIASLRQYKWENIKPQVDHVTLPSGNKIIILAEGRLVNLGCATGHPSFVMSTSFTNQVLAQIELWQNHKNYPVGVYVLPKKLDEMVARLHLQKLGAKLTQLTKEQSEYLNISQEGPYKSDQYRY; this is translated from the coding sequence ATGCAGGTATCCATGAAAGCTATTGCAACGGACTACAAAGTCGCCGATCTCAAACTCGCCGAATGGGGCAGAAAAGAAATACAGATTGCCGAAACGGAAATGCCGGGTCTCATGGCTTTACGTGAACAATATAAAGGAAAAAAACCACTCCAAGGCGCGCGCATCGCCGGCTGCCTGCATATGACTATTCAGACTGCCGTTTTAATTGAAACCCTGGTAGAGCTGGGCGCTTCAGTTCGCTGGTCTTCCTGCAATATCTTTTCCACGCAGGATCATGCTGCGGCAGCCATCGCAAAAGCCGGCATCCCTGTTTTCGCCTGGAAAGGTGAATCAGAAGAAGAATACCTGTGGTGCATTAGGCAAACCATCGAAGGACCGGATAACTGGCATCCTAATCTGATTCTCGATGATGGTGGCGATCTGACGCTTATGATGCACAATGAATATCCCGAGCTGTTGCAAAAAGAAGTCAAGGGATTATCAGAAGAAACGACAACAGGGGTGCATCGTCTTTATGAAATGCATAAAAAAGGCGAATTAAAAGTTCCCGCCATCAATGTCAATGACTCCGTCACCAAATCCAAATTTGACAATCTGTACGGCTGCCGCGAATCCTTGCTTGACGGCATCAAGCGGGCAACCGATGTCATGATTGCAGGAAAAATTGCAGTCGTCTGCGGTTATGGTGAAGTGGGGAAAGGCTGTGCGCAGGCGCTGCGTTCTTTTGGCGCGATTGTGCTGATCACCGAAATTGATCCCATCTGCGCCTTGCAGGCTGCGATGGAAGGCTATCGTGTAGTAACGATGGAAGATGCGGCACCCATTGCGAATATTTTTGTAACCGCAACCGGCAATTATCACGTAATTACACATGACCACATGTTAAAAATGCAGGACCAAGCCATTGTCTGCAACATCGGACACTTTGACTCTGAAATTGATATCGCCTCTTTGCGTCAATACAAATGGGAAAATATCAAACCGCAAGTGGATCACGTCACGCTGCCCAGCGGCAATAAGATCATTATCCTGGCGGAAGGACGCCTGGTAAACTTGGGTTGTGCAACCGGCCATCCCAGCTTTGTGATGTCTACTTCCTTCACCAATCAGGTGCTGGCTCAAATTGAGCTCTGGCAAAACCATAAAAACTATCCAGTGGGCGTCTATGTTCTGCCCAAAAAACTGGATGAAATGGTGGCACGCCTACATCTTCAAAAATTGGGCGCAAAGCTGACCCAATTGACAAAAGAACAGTCGGAATACCTGAATATTTCCCAAGAAGGTCCGTATAAATCTGATCAGTATCGCTATTAA
- a CDS encoding alpha/beta hydrolase has product MKMKRLPMPAKNTNTLSAIEIAPESVAKRSIIWLHGLGADGTDFVPIVSELHLPAAMGVRFIFPHAPIMPITVNNGYEMRAWYDIASLTIDGMIDKTGILRSIHQLEMLIEKEEARGMATRDIMLAGFSQGAAIALATGVRYTKPLGGIIALSGYLPLAQETFEHASKANQSIPIFLAHGMEDPIVPYALGKASYVMLKQANYPVSWHSYNMPHSVCAAEIQDLSNWLKTVWNK; this is encoded by the coding sequence ATGAAAATGAAAAGGTTACCTATGCCAGCTAAAAACACGAACACTTTATCCGCGATTGAAATCGCACCTGAGTCTGTTGCAAAACGAAGTATCATCTGGCTGCATGGCCTCGGCGCAGACGGAACTGATTTTGTACCTATTGTTTCCGAGTTGCATTTACCTGCTGCAATGGGAGTACGTTTTATTTTTCCGCATGCACCTATTATGCCTATCACGGTCAATAATGGTTATGAAATGCGCGCATGGTATGATATTGCATCATTAACAATCGATGGCATGATCGATAAAACCGGCATACTGAGATCAATCCATCAGCTTGAAATGCTGATTGAAAAAGAAGAGGCGCGTGGAATGGCTACACGCGATATCATGCTAGCTGGTTTCTCCCAAGGGGCAGCTATCGCTCTCGCTACGGGTGTTCGATATACCAAACCGCTCGGCGGCATCATTGCCCTGTCCGGTTATTTGCCTTTGGCACAGGAAACATTTGAACATGCCAGCAAAGCGAATCAATCCATTCCTATTTTTCTTGCTCATGGCATGGAAGATCCCATCGTACCGTATGCGCTTGGCAAGGCTTCTTACGTCATGCTAAAGCAGGCAAACTATCCTGTCTCATGGCACAGTTATAACATGCCACATTCTGTTTGCGCAGCCGAGATCCAGGATCTCAGCAACTGGCTAAAAACCGTTTGGAATAAATGA
- a CDS encoding IS4 family transposase — protein sequence MKDTVFQRLLKPVTKKLMKECIERFRSDHRYESFNTFEHLKTMIYAHINEIKSLRTLEVAINSQKIGIKTQVKRSTLSDANRKRPAESFFWILEQLMSLLPRKKHKEIKKVIRILDSSPIQLRGQGYDEWSKQYATRHIQGLKLHVEYDLGLDLPLRMKLSHPNCNDATMGQKWPILKNTLYVFDKGYYDYNWWWSINKRQAYFVTRLKKNAAIVIESRQKNTREPILQDCLFRISNKVPRGGKRMEYSETLRYISVKREGKTPLILVTNLKDLPAENIAKLYKARWEIELFFKWIKQNLRLKKFLGRSSNAVKIQIATALIAFILIQIFKNVSNEKRSLHLVLVWIRHNLHVAEYRNRQYKPPIYLISRRPVYL from the coding sequence ATGAAAGATACCGTTTTTCAACGATTATTAAAACCCGTTACAAAAAAATTAATGAAGGAATGTATAGAACGCTTTCGATCTGATCATCGTTATGAATCATTTAATACATTTGAACATTTAAAAACGATGATTTATGCACATATTAATGAAATTAAAAGCTTACGCACGTTAGAGGTTGCGATAAACAGTCAAAAAATTGGTATAAAAACGCAAGTAAAACGCTCGACCTTAAGTGATGCCAATCGAAAACGACCAGCCGAAAGTTTCTTTTGGATATTAGAACAGCTTATGTCTTTGTTACCCAGGAAAAAACATAAAGAAATAAAAAAAGTAATCAGGATATTAGATAGTAGCCCGATACAGCTAAGAGGCCAAGGGTACGATGAGTGGTCAAAGCAATATGCGACTCGGCATATACAAGGATTAAAACTACATGTTGAATATGATTTAGGATTAGATTTGCCCTTAAGGATGAAGTTGAGTCATCCAAATTGTAATGATGCGACGATGGGACAAAAATGGCCAATCCTTAAAAACACCCTTTATGTGTTTGATAAAGGTTACTACGATTACAATTGGTGGTGGAGCATCAACAAAAGGCAGGCTTATTTTGTGACTCGATTAAAGAAGAATGCGGCCATTGTTATAGAAAGCCGGCAAAAAAATACTCGCGAACCCATCTTACAAGATTGTCTTTTTAGAATTTCAAATAAAGTTCCACGTGGTGGAAAACGCATGGAATATAGCGAGACGCTGAGATATATAAGTGTAAAAAGGGAAGGAAAAACTCCTCTTATTTTGGTAACTAACTTGAAAGATTTACCAGCAGAAAATATTGCTAAGCTTTATAAAGCCCGATGGGAAATAGAGCTATTTTTTAAATGGATCAAGCAAAATCTTCGACTTAAAAAATTTCTGGGCCGATCTTCTAATGCGGTTAAAATTCAAATAGCAACAGCCTTGATTGCTTTTATATTGATACAGATATTTAAAAATGTTTCAAATGAGAAACGTTCATTACATCTCGTTTTAGTCTGGATCAGACATAATTTGCATGTTGCAGAATATCGCAATAGACAATACAAGCCTCCTATTTATTTAATTTCAAGGAGACCTGTTTATTTATGA
- a CDS encoding DUF3757 domain-containing protein, whose product MQKKLLIALCSLFACSLSYADTCPSVQDIKTNKLHGWKAYDSDEDTQLPPKRLAIFKKEVTQFVLAELGNEHNKNNTMRCYYSDSNGSHLETYLAKDHFSLSKSKSYWYQVSGSMHCAAGVDKCKFNPYVLSQNQLARK is encoded by the coding sequence ATGCAAAAAAAATTATTGATTGCGCTTTGTTCTTTATTCGCTTGTTCATTGAGTTACGCCGACACCTGCCCTAGCGTTCAGGACATCAAAACAAACAAACTGCATGGCTGGAAAGCCTATGATAGTGACGAAGATACACAGCTACCGCCCAAGCGACTGGCCATTTTCAAAAAAGAAGTCACACAGTTTGTATTGGCAGAATTGGGCAACGAGCACAACAAAAATAATACCATGCGCTGCTACTACAGCGACAGCAATGGATCACATCTGGAAACCTATCTGGCCAAAGATCATTTCTCGCTATCAAAATCCAAATCCTACTGGTATCAAGTCAGCGGCTCCATGCATTGCGCAGCCGGTGTGGATAAATGCAAATTTAATCCATACGTGCTGTCGCAAAATCAGTTGGCGAGAAAATAA
- a CDS encoding TonB-dependent receptor family protein, with protein sequence MRIRTHFYCLFFSALPVSAVAMSDSQNTVIPPVIVKAKQTLSLTAGPKTVITHEQMTATGVTTLAQALQSLGGVQLQDTAGNGSQVLLSMRGFGANASSNTLMLVNGIPLTNPDLAPPDLNAIPISEIKYIEIIAGSESVLYGDQAVGGIINVITHPEKKERVALSCGAGSYNQKNCYATYSHHYRQLNFDITASASHTDNYRDHNDYDQALVFGKLDYPYQTGRISFDYKLAKENMQYPGALTAAQVRQDRRQASNNTDFFKDWSDFFHLRHQQNLNERWHLLTDLAFREMQGDGVLSVPFTQSRNILYVKPQLAGKLGTTRVTGGADFQSDRYHLDSAFGTTKDDEQKYGLFGIARMPIYPKLTLSLGARGAQQNSRLTTTTENNNINRAFASTVGILYQITTDIDFYLRRAGSFRFPKADENAATASGITSLRTQRGIAYETGVQMEREEYSAKIELYQLDLRDEIAFDPTQTPQDPFGSNRNLSPTQRRGFTLSGKRKITQQLTVDGQYNYVNARFQDGINAGNRIPLVAENVLRAGLNYQFAQYWQAYTEALYTGNQYAANDDANVAGKTGGFTTFNFNLRYTYRKLAASFRVNNIFDRDYYFYTVYQPSMQSEFFYPAPGRNFTLIVNYLFD encoded by the coding sequence ATGAGAATACGCACTCATTTTTATTGTTTATTTTTTTCTGCATTACCTGTCAGCGCAGTCGCGATGAGCGACAGCCAAAACACAGTTATTCCGCCGGTCATTGTGAAAGCCAAACAAACACTTTCCCTGACAGCAGGTCCCAAAACCGTCATTACGCACGAACAAATGACAGCAACCGGTGTCACAACACTTGCGCAAGCGCTACAAAGCCTGGGCGGCGTACAATTGCAAGATACGGCCGGAAACGGCAGTCAAGTCCTGCTCAGTATGCGCGGGTTTGGTGCCAATGCCAGTAGTAATACACTTATGCTGGTGAACGGCATTCCTTTGACGAATCCAGATCTCGCACCGCCCGATTTGAATGCGATTCCGATCAGTGAAATTAAATATATTGAAATTATTGCCGGTAGTGAAAGTGTGCTATACGGTGACCAGGCGGTGGGCGGCATCATCAATGTTATTACCCATCCTGAAAAAAAAGAACGTGTTGCCCTTTCGTGCGGAGCAGGAAGTTATAATCAAAAGAATTGTTATGCAACTTATAGTCATCACTATCGCCAATTAAATTTTGATATTACTGCCTCTGCGAGCCATACCGATAATTATCGCGATCATAACGATTATGATCAAGCACTGGTATTTGGCAAACTGGATTATCCTTATCAGACAGGGCGGATCAGCTTTGATTACAAGCTTGCAAAGGAAAATATGCAGTATCCGGGTGCATTAACCGCAGCTCAGGTCAGACAAGATCGGCGACAAGCCAGTAATAATACGGATTTCTTCAAGGATTGGAGTGATTTCTTTCATCTTCGCCATCAGCAAAATCTGAATGAACGCTGGCACCTGCTGACTGATCTGGCATTTCGTGAAATGCAGGGTGACGGTGTCCTTTCTGTTCCCTTCACACAGTCGAGAAATATTCTTTACGTGAAACCTCAATTAGCCGGCAAGCTGGGAACGACGCGTGTCACAGGCGGCGCAGATTTCCAAAGTGACCGTTATCATCTGGACAGCGCTTTTGGTACCACCAAAGATGATGAGCAAAAATATGGTCTTTTTGGTATTGCCCGCATGCCGATTTATCCCAAACTTACCTTATCCCTGGGCGCACGCGGTGCACAACAAAACAGCCGTCTCACCACAACCACTGAAAATAATAATATCAATCGTGCTTTCGCGAGCACAGTGGGTATCCTCTACCAAATTACGACTGATATTGATTTTTATTTGCGCCGTGCAGGCAGCTTTCGTTTTCCCAAAGCCGATGAAAATGCAGCCACCGCTTCCGGTATAACTTCTCTTCGGACGCAGCGAGGAATCGCTTATGAAACAGGCGTACAGATGGAAAGGGAAGAGTATTCCGCGAAGATTGAACTCTATCAGCTCGATTTACGAGATGAAATTGCATTTGATCCAACGCAAACGCCTCAAGACCCTTTTGGCTCAAATCGTAATTTATCACCCACACAACGCCGGGGATTCACGCTGTCGGGAAAAAGAAAAATTACGCAACAATTAACGGTGGATGGACAATATAATTATGTCAATGCGCGGTTTCAGGATGGGATCAATGCGGGCAATCGTATTCCGCTGGTTGCTGAGAATGTTTTGCGTGCAGGACTCAATTATCAGTTTGCCCAGTATTGGCAGGCCTATACTGAAGCACTGTATACTGGTAATCAGTATGCCGCCAATGACGACGCAAACGTCGCTGGAAAAACGGGTGGATTCACCACTTTTAATTTTAACTTGCGTTATACTTATCGCAAACTCGCAGCTTCTTTTCGCGTCAACAATATCTTCGATAGGGATTATTATTTTTATACTGTTTATCAACCGAGCATGCAGAGTGAATTTTTCTATCCTGCACCGGGCAGAAATTTTACACTGATCGTTAATTATTTATTCGATTGA
- a CDS encoding cytochrome b — translation MSLRNTVSTYGSVAKFFHWLIFLLLFFMIVFGFFLEDLPKDYQPVAYNLHKLTGLTILALMVLRGFWALVNPKPALPADTLAWQRMAERIVHFLFYVAVITMPLAGWIGSVAGGRPPHLGDFKFTLPIEQNKALAEAAFELHGIVAIVIIVLFVIHVTAALYHHYIKRDDVLRRMLPYSGHR, via the coding sequence ATGAGCCTGCGGAATACGGTATCTACCTACGGCAGTGTTGCTAAATTCTTTCATTGGCTGATTTTTCTTTTGTTATTTTTCATGATTGTCTTCGGTTTTTTTCTGGAAGATCTGCCCAAAGATTATCAACCGGTAGCATATAACCTTCATAAGCTGACAGGATTAACCATTCTTGCACTGATGGTTTTGCGCGGTTTCTGGGCGCTTGTGAATCCCAAACCTGCATTACCTGCGGATACCTTGGCTTGGCAACGCATGGCAGAGCGCATAGTGCATTTTCTGTTTTATGTAGCGGTTATCACCATGCCGCTCGCAGGTTGGATTGGTTCAGTAGCAGGTGGCCGGCCGCCTCATTTAGGCGACTTCAAATTTACTTTACCCATTGAGCAAAATAAAGCCTTAGCCGAGGCTGCTTTTGAGCTTCATGGCATCGTTGCGATAGTCATTATTGTTCTTTTTGTGATTCATGTCACTGCAGCGCTTTATCATCACTATATTAAGAGGGATGATGTCTTACGGCGTATGTTGCCGTACAGCGGTCATCGATAA
- a CDS encoding outer membrane beta-barrel protein, whose amino-acid sequence MLGKKTLLAAASFAALSASVSALAYGSMSAPYGWYAEGNIGATRISNENNPPGSSTTNSGLGGNINVGYKFMPYFAAEVGYTQYSSQDIKDQTGTKAANNKRHSIDLAGKGIVPVYDSGLELFAKVGVQRLYSRVSLSNSAAANNIGLSSSDNTATGLYLGVGGQYYFTPEIAMVGQWQRAEGSNRTGTADLYSIGVSAIFG is encoded by the coding sequence ATGCTGGGTAAAAAAACGTTACTCGCTGCGGCCAGCTTCGCAGCATTATCTGCTTCCGTATCCGCTTTAGCTTATGGCAGCATGTCTGCGCCTTATGGATGGTATGCTGAAGGCAATATCGGCGCGACGCGCATTTCGAATGAAAATAATCCACCCGGCAGCTCGACCACCAATTCCGGATTGGGCGGCAACATCAATGTTGGATATAAATTCATGCCGTATTTTGCGGCTGAGGTAGGTTATACCCAATATTCCAGCCAGGATATCAAGGATCAAACCGGTACGAAGGCGGCTAATAATAAACGTCATTCCATTGATTTAGCCGGCAAAGGCATTGTGCCTGTGTATGACTCGGGCCTGGAGCTATTTGCAAAAGTGGGCGTACAGCGTCTGTATTCCCGCGTTAGCTTGAGCAATTCTGCGGCGGCCAATAATATTGGTCTTAGCAGCAGTGACAACACGGCGACAGGTCTCTATCTGGGCGTTGGCGGGCAATATTATTTTACACCTGAGATAGCGATGGTTGGCCAATGGCAGCGTGCTGAAGGGAGTAATCGCACCGGTACGGCTGACCTTTATTCTATTGGTGTTTCTGCTATTTTTGGTTAA
- the metK gene encoding methionine adenosyltransferase translates to MKRQNEFLFTSESVSEGHPDKIADQISDAILDAILQQDKRARVACETLVKTGMVFVGGEITTNAWVDIEQITREVIRDIGYTSSEMGFDADSCAVITAIGKQSSDIAIGVDKKTHEEQGAGDQGLMFGYASNETDVLMPAPITYAHRLMRRQAQLRKEDVLPWLRPDAKAQITFRYLDGKPAEVTNVVLSTQHHPDISHVNLVEAVIEEIIKPTLPEEWLKKTTYYINPTGRFVIGGPQGDCGLTGRKIIVDTYGGMARHGGGCFSGKDPSKVDRSAAYAARYVAKNIVAAGLAARCEIQISYAIGVAEPTAIHLETFGTGKIPDQEIINLIQKHFDLRPYGIIKMLNLLRPIYRQTASYGHFGRDDLNVQWEKTDKADMLREAAHIEKQ, encoded by the coding sequence ATGAAACGGCAAAATGAATTTTTATTTACGTCTGAATCTGTTTCGGAAGGCCATCCTGACAAAATTGCAGACCAGATTTCTGATGCTATCCTCGATGCCATTTTACAACAAGACAAGCGGGCACGCGTGGCCTGCGAGACGCTTGTCAAAACAGGTATGGTTTTCGTTGGGGGTGAAATCACTACCAATGCCTGGGTTGATATTGAGCAAATTACCCGTGAAGTGATCCGTGATATTGGCTATACCAGCTCAGAAATGGGCTTCGATGCAGATTCCTGCGCGGTGATTACGGCTATTGGCAAGCAGTCCAGCGACATTGCCATCGGCGTGGATAAAAAAACCCATGAAGAGCAGGGTGCAGGCGACCAGGGCCTTATGTTTGGCTATGCCTCAAATGAAACAGATGTGCTAATGCCAGCACCAATCACCTATGCACACCGCTTGATGCGCCGGCAAGCCCAGCTTAGAAAAGAAGATGTGCTGCCGTGGCTCCGGCCCGATGCAAAAGCTCAGATTACTTTCCGCTACCTGGATGGGAAACCTGCTGAAGTCACCAACGTCGTACTTTCCACACAACATCACCCCGACATCAGCCATGTGAATTTAGTTGAAGCAGTGATCGAGGAAATCATTAAACCCACACTGCCTGAAGAATGGCTAAAAAAAACAACTTACTACATTAATCCCACCGGGCGGTTTGTGATAGGCGGGCCCCAGGGAGATTGTGGACTGACGGGACGCAAAATCATCGTTGACACGTATGGCGGCATGGCTCGTCATGGCGGCGGCTGTTTTTCCGGTAAAGATCCTTCTAAAGTAGATCGTTCCGCTGCTTATGCCGCCCGTTATGTTGCTAAAAATATTGTCGCGGCCGGCCTTGCTGCACGCTGCGAAATCCAGATTTCTTATGCCATCGGCGTTGCTGAACCAACCGCTATTCATCTCGAAACGTTTGGCACTGGCAAGATCCCCGATCAGGAAATCATTAATCTTATTCAAAAACATTTTGATTTGCGGCCATACGGCATCATCAAAATGCTGAATCTGCTAAGGCCCATCTATCGTCAAACCGCGAGTTACGGGCATTTTGGCCGCGATGATTTAAATGTTCAATGGGAAAAAACAGATAAAGCTGACATGCTTCGTGAAGCAGCGCATATAGAAAAACAGTAA
- a CDS encoding TonB family protein, with product MVTNYKYYLLFSTLGHLILVLLLALNLVNSSNLKKSGGNPLPAYAASFPPRFARQQENKKTDILSVKKSAVIKPAHTKKLLSEKNNLRHQTSSQAANNSDSHKANKDEQKILTLLHQAIAARQSYPDDALALQQTGKVTIRFLLYPNGHLENVAIIKSSGITSIDHAALIAINAISPIREVSAYLAKAAFFSVDIVFQ from the coding sequence GTGGTCACTAACTACAAATATTATCTCTTGTTTTCAACCCTGGGGCACCTGATATTAGTGCTTTTGCTTGCTTTAAATCTGGTTAACTCCAGCAATTTAAAAAAATCCGGGGGAAACCCCCTACCAGCCTACGCCGCTTCTTTTCCCCCTCGTTTTGCAAGACAGCAGGAAAATAAAAAAACGGATATATTGTCAGTCAAAAAATCAGCCGTGATAAAGCCTGCCCATACTAAAAAACTACTCAGCGAGAAAAATAATTTGCGACATCAAACAAGCTCTCAGGCAGCAAATAATAGTGATAGCCATAAAGCCAACAAAGATGAGCAGAAGATATTAACACTCTTGCATCAGGCCATTGCCGCAAGACAATCCTATCCGGATGATGCATTAGCATTACAGCAAACGGGAAAAGTAACCATTCGATTTTTACTCTATCCTAACGGCCACCTTGAAAATGTCGCTATCATTAAATCAAGCGGCATTACGAGTATTGATCATGCGGCACTCATTGCAATCAATGCCATTTCACCTATCAGAGAGGTAAGCGCTTATTTGGCAAAAGCTGCGTTTTTTTCGGTCGACATCGTTTTTCAATAG
- a CDS encoding AAA family ATPase, protein MIGELSNTFFTQYGKYFSSQQIKKASSIPFKDHPQFGVLIDILSRKDNHHVVLHSEYSHRMHIAFIEALLLNLTHEHIPYPLQDSELIYLDTENLIVNETETSLIEKNFQDLKRLLDFADKNLLLVLNRYDLMNDTFLKKQFARLFNHHKCRFLIFSPRFNFDNLNQPYLAKLFSNLHLTAATETDIFLLLKQQRTELENYHHVLIPDELLSQAYALTERYLSATDILEKTIQLLDSSAARAGAIERMDNNTQFKPVLTTSILINVLSNWTQIPVTHLQINKFKLSEFTQGMHQRVFGQEAAVTALGNALQQANARVQHHTGPFCSLLFAGPEHTGKRTTALALSEQLFKQLHLLYFAALPSKQHSILDLQLQRCTDKRYLTLREIISQTPYAIILLENIHHAAPALLEDIQKILDTGLIHDEGCAYHFHQSILILSTTLGSQRLGILAQSLSPNEDAQPVDLMQLIMNEQKENVLSQHNLYSPQEIIDEILPEISASFPLTACEHLHVIPFIPLNRSAVEQITRLKLKLLGKMLDSRYGIELGYAPEVIRYLANEILAKQDAEKQVIDTDKALKQLYFVIEQAVLSQADNKNRPNQLFMQLNETGQLLRCDWLSMTAVRQHTP, encoded by the coding sequence ATGATAGGCGAGTTAAGTAATACTTTTTTTACTCAATATGGCAAGTATTTTTCTTCGCAACAGATAAAAAAAGCTTCATCGATCCCCTTCAAGGATCATCCGCAGTTTGGTGTCCTGATTGACATTCTGAGCCGCAAAGATAATCATCATGTTGTTCTGCACTCGGAATATTCCCACCGGATGCATATCGCTTTTATTGAAGCATTATTGCTCAATTTAACACATGAACACATTCCCTATCCCCTGCAGGACAGCGAATTAATTTATCTGGATACGGAAAATTTAATCGTTAATGAAACAGAAACAAGCCTGATTGAAAAAAATTTTCAGGATTTAAAGCGTTTATTGGATTTTGCGGATAAAAATCTGCTCCTGGTGTTGAATCGCTACGATTTAATGAACGACACTTTCTTGAAAAAGCAGTTTGCGAGGCTTTTTAATCATCACAAATGCCGCTTCCTTATTTTTTCGCCGCGTTTCAATTTCGACAACCTTAACCAGCCTTATCTGGCCAAATTATTTTCCAACCTGCACTTGACTGCTGCGACAGAGACAGACATTTTCCTGCTGCTAAAACAGCAGCGCACCGAGCTTGAAAATTACCATCATGTTCTGATCCCTGATGAATTATTGTCCCAAGCTTATGCCTTGACTGAGCGCTATTTATCCGCCACCGATATACTTGAAAAAACCATCCAATTGCTTGATAGCAGCGCTGCACGCGCAGGGGCGATTGAGCGGATGGATAATAACACTCAATTCAAGCCGGTTTTAACGACTTCCATACTCATTAACGTGCTATCTAACTGGACACAGATACCTGTTACGCATTTACAGATAAACAAATTCAAACTCAGCGAATTCACACAAGGCATGCATCAGCGTGTTTTTGGACAGGAAGCAGCAGTAACAGCACTGGGTAATGCCCTGCAGCAAGCAAACGCGCGCGTGCAGCATCATACCGGCCCTTTTTGCAGTCTGCTTTTTGCCGGACCAGAACATACGGGCAAAAGAACCACAGCACTTGCACTTTCCGAACAGTTATTTAAACAATTGCATTTGCTTTATTTCGCTGCGCTTCCTTCCAAACAGCACTCCATTCTGGATTTACAGCTGCAACGCTGTACTGATAAGCGCTATCTTACGTTGAGAGAAATCATTAGTCAGACACCCTATGCCATTATTTTGCTCGAAAATATCCACCATGCCGCACCCGCGCTGCTAGAGGACATACAGAAAATATTGGATACGGGATTAATTCATGATGAAGGATGCGCTTATCACTTTCACCAGTCCATCCTAATCCTAAGCACCACTCTGGGTTCACAGCGGCTCGGCATTCTGGCGCAATCGTTATCGCCCAATGAAGATGCGCAGCCAGTTGACCTGATGCAATTGATCATGAATGAACAGAAAGAAAATGTGCTTTCTCAACACAACCTCTATTCGCCGCAAGAAATCATTGACGAAATCCTGCCAGAGATCAGCGCTTCTTTTCCGCTGACCGCTTGCGAACATTTGCATGTCATACCTTTTATTCCGTTAAACCGGTCAGCTGTTGAGCAAATCACACGGCTCAAGCTTAAACTATTAGGTAAAATGCTGGATTCCCGGTATGGCATTGAACTGGGTTACGCCCCTGAAGTTATTCGTTATTTAGCCAATGAAATTTTGGCTAAACAGGATGCCGAGAAGCAGGTTATTGATACAGACAAGGCATTGAAGCAACTTTATTTTGTCATCGAACAGGCGGTGCTAAGCCAAGCCGATAATAAAAATCGGCCTAACCAACTGTTTATGCAATTAAATGAAACAGGACAATTATTGCGCTGCGATTGGTTATCGATGACCGCTGTACGGCAACATACGCCGTAA